A single window of Ananas comosus cultivar F153 linkage group 19, ASM154086v1, whole genome shotgun sequence DNA harbors:
- the LOC109725082 gene encoding uncharacterized protein LOC109725082 isoform X2 yields MANALPRLLRRHRRRILSPPLPRSHLLPSNPAPIEALITNPLLRRYSAGFTSVHGERPSAEYARLRKEALESEFGHILGARSRTIFAFHRFGPFLALYRAAIISFQVAKLTVWHFVLQDVRKRAEKLGQALSTRPDILPSAYCRELSKLQDQIPPFPTRVAIKSIESQLGSPISELFVDISREPIAAASLGQVYKAHLHTGELVAVKVQRPGMTVSLTLDALLFDMIGGQLKRFAKARKDLLGAVNEMVRHMFDEIDYILEGRNAERFATLYSNSASAEGKSRRGTAVKVPKIYWKYTRKAVLTMEWIDGIKLTDTDRINEVRLDRKRLIDQGLYCSLRQLLEEGFFHADPHPGNLVVTLDGSLAYFDFGMMGDIPRHYRVGLIQVLVHYVNRDSLSLANDFHSLGFIPDGTDLQSVADALSTSFSARSRQSNDFQGVMRQFYDVMYEFNFSLPPDYALVIRALGSLEGTAKALDPDFKVIESAYPFVIGRLLADPNPDMRKILRELLIRNDGSIRWNRLERLIAAISEESSESTNETASDPGVKSSEAPGWKSFDMRSVVAATEDLLCFIFSDKGWRVRVFLIQDILKASDAFQEEAFPCIFEAQETMETPDPESAVITRLVNGFHSIRQAVRSAPEVWTAMLIRMLLRREVHKFLFDVFTAFAIHSRSKVLEKFWLCLSRFLHYLEKQQELQDSSNIQ; encoded by the exons ATGGCGAACGCGCTCCCGAgactcctccgccgccaccgccgccgcatcctctctcctcctctcccccgatCCCATCTCCTCCCCTCCAACCCCGCCCCGATCGAAGCCCTAATCACCAACCCCCTCCTTCGCCG GTACTCGGCGGGGTTCACGAGCGTCCATGGCGAGAGGCCCTCGGCGGAGTACGCGAGGCTGCGCAAGGAGGCGCTGGAGAGCGAGTTCGGCCACATCCTCGGCGCCCGCTCGAGGACGATCTTCGCCTTCCACCGCTTCGGGCCCTTCCTCGCCCTCTACCGCGCCGCGATAATCTCCTTCCAGGTCGCCAAGCTGACCGTGTGGCACTTCGTCCTCCAGGACGTGCGCAAGCGCGCTGAGAAG CTCGGGCAGGCTCTAAGCACGCGTCCTGATATATTACCTAGTGCTTATTGTCGAGAGCTCTCCAAATTACAG GATCAAATACCGCCATTTCCTACCCGTGTTGCGATCAAGTCTATTGAGTCTCAATTGGGCTCTCCAATTTCTGAATTATTTGTGGATATTAGCAGAGAGCCCATTGCTGCAGCATCCTTGGGGCAAGTATACAAAG CTCATCTACACACTGGAGAGCTCGTCGCTGTGAAAGTGCAGAGACCTGGTATGACAGTCTCTCTGACCCTCGATGCACTATTGTTTGATATGATTGGAGGGCAGCTGAAAAGGTTTGCTAAGGCTCGCAAAGATTTGTTGGGAGCCGTCAATGAGATG GTTAGACACATGTTTGATGAGATTGACTATATTCTAGAAGGACGAAATGCAGAAAGATTCGCTACTCTCTATTCTAATTCTGCCA GCGCCGAGGGCAAGTCTAGAAGAGGGACGGCCGTCAAAGTCCCAAAGATATATTGGAAGTACACACGTAAAGCTGTGCTTACCATGGAATGGATAGATGGGATTAAATTAACCGACACAGATCGTATCAATGAAGTCCGTTTAGATCGGAAACGGTTAATTGACCAG GGACTCTATTGCTCATTGAGGCAACTTCTTGAAGAGGGGTTCTTTCATGCTGACCCACATCCTGGAAATCTTGTTGTTACACTTGATGGATCTCTTGCATACTTTGACTTTGGTATGATGGGAGATATTCCCCGGCATTATCGTGTTGGACTTATCCAAGTG CTTGTACACTATGTTAATCGTGATTCATTGTCTTTAGCAAACGACTTCCATTCTTTGGGATTTATTCCTGACGGAACAGATTTACAGTCAGTGGCAGATGCCTTAAGCACATCCTTTTCTGCTCGGAGCAGACAATCAAATGACTTTCAG GGCGTAATGAGGCAGTTTTACGAtgttatgtatgaatttaacttCTCCCTGCCTCCTGATTATGCACTGGTGATAAGAGCACTGGGATCCTTAGAAGGAACTGCTAAAGCATTGGATCCTGATTTCAAGGTCATCGAGAGTGCATATCCTTTTGTCATTGGGAGGCTTCTTGCGGACCCTAACCCTGATATGAGGAAAATACTGCGTGAGCTCCTTATTCGTAATGATGGTTCCATCCGATGGAATCGCCTTGAGAGACTG ATCGCAGCTATTTCTGAGGAGTCCTCAGAATCAACGAATGAAACTGCTAGCGATCCCGGGGTGAAGTCTAGTGAGGCACCCGGATGGAAATCCTTCGACATGCGTTCAGTTGTTGCTGCCACAGAGGATCTTCTTTGTTTCATTTTCTCAGATAAAGGCTGGAGGGTCCGGGTTTTTCTCATTCAGGACATCCTGAAGGCTTCAGATGCTTTCCAAGAAGAAGCCTTTCCATGCATATTCGAGGCACAAGAAACTATGGAGACACCTGATCCTGAG AGTGCGGTGATAACCAGACTAGTGAATGGTTTCCACTCTATACGGCAAGCCGTTAGGTCAGCTCCAGAAGTGTGGACTGCGATGCTAATACGGATGTTGCTGAGGCGCGAGGTACATAAATTTCTTTTCGATGTTTTTACCGCATTCGCAATCCATTCCCGGAGTAAGGTACTGGAAAAATTTTGGCTTTGTCTGTCGAGGTTTCTCCACTATTTGGAGAAGCAACAAGAATTGCAAGATTCATCAAATATTCAGTAA
- the LOC109725082 gene encoding uncharacterized protein LOC109725082 isoform X1, translated as MANALPRLLRRHRRRILSPPLPRSHLLPSNPAPIEALITNPLLRRYSAGFTSVHGERPSAEYARLRKEALESEFGHILGARSRTIFAFHRFGPFLALYRAAIISFQVAKLTVWHFVLQDVRKRAEKFRETLIRLGPFYIKLGQALSTRPDILPSAYCRELSKLQDQIPPFPTRVAIKSIESQLGSPISELFVDISREPIAAASLGQVYKAHLHTGELVAVKVQRPGMTVSLTLDALLFDMIGGQLKRFAKARKDLLGAVNEMVRHMFDEIDYILEGRNAERFATLYSNSASAEGKSRRGTAVKVPKIYWKYTRKAVLTMEWIDGIKLTDTDRINEVRLDRKRLIDQGLYCSLRQLLEEGFFHADPHPGNLVVTLDGSLAYFDFGMMGDIPRHYRVGLIQVLVHYVNRDSLSLANDFHSLGFIPDGTDLQSVADALSTSFSARSRQSNDFQGVMRQFYDVMYEFNFSLPPDYALVIRALGSLEGTAKALDPDFKVIESAYPFVIGRLLADPNPDMRKILRELLIRNDGSIRWNRLERLIAAISEESSESTNETASDPGVKSSEAPGWKSFDMRSVVAATEDLLCFIFSDKGWRVRVFLIQDILKASDAFQEEAFPCIFEAQETMETPDPESAVITRLVNGFHSIRQAVRSAPEVWTAMLIRMLLRREVHKFLFDVFTAFAIHSRSKVLEKFWLCLSRFLHYLEKQQELQDSSNIQ; from the exons ATGGCGAACGCGCTCCCGAgactcctccgccgccaccgccgccgcatcctctctcctcctctcccccgatCCCATCTCCTCCCCTCCAACCCCGCCCCGATCGAAGCCCTAATCACCAACCCCCTCCTTCGCCG GTACTCGGCGGGGTTCACGAGCGTCCATGGCGAGAGGCCCTCGGCGGAGTACGCGAGGCTGCGCAAGGAGGCGCTGGAGAGCGAGTTCGGCCACATCCTCGGCGCCCGCTCGAGGACGATCTTCGCCTTCCACCGCTTCGGGCCCTTCCTCGCCCTCTACCGCGCCGCGATAATCTCCTTCCAGGTCGCCAAGCTGACCGTGTGGCACTTCGTCCTCCAGGACGTGCGCAAGCGCGCTGAGAAG TTCCGGGAGACTTTGATACGCTTGGGCCCTTTTTATATCAAG CTCGGGCAGGCTCTAAGCACGCGTCCTGATATATTACCTAGTGCTTATTGTCGAGAGCTCTCCAAATTACAG GATCAAATACCGCCATTTCCTACCCGTGTTGCGATCAAGTCTATTGAGTCTCAATTGGGCTCTCCAATTTCTGAATTATTTGTGGATATTAGCAGAGAGCCCATTGCTGCAGCATCCTTGGGGCAAGTATACAAAG CTCATCTACACACTGGAGAGCTCGTCGCTGTGAAAGTGCAGAGACCTGGTATGACAGTCTCTCTGACCCTCGATGCACTATTGTTTGATATGATTGGAGGGCAGCTGAAAAGGTTTGCTAAGGCTCGCAAAGATTTGTTGGGAGCCGTCAATGAGATG GTTAGACACATGTTTGATGAGATTGACTATATTCTAGAAGGACGAAATGCAGAAAGATTCGCTACTCTCTATTCTAATTCTGCCA GCGCCGAGGGCAAGTCTAGAAGAGGGACGGCCGTCAAAGTCCCAAAGATATATTGGAAGTACACACGTAAAGCTGTGCTTACCATGGAATGGATAGATGGGATTAAATTAACCGACACAGATCGTATCAATGAAGTCCGTTTAGATCGGAAACGGTTAATTGACCAG GGACTCTATTGCTCATTGAGGCAACTTCTTGAAGAGGGGTTCTTTCATGCTGACCCACATCCTGGAAATCTTGTTGTTACACTTGATGGATCTCTTGCATACTTTGACTTTGGTATGATGGGAGATATTCCCCGGCATTATCGTGTTGGACTTATCCAAGTG CTTGTACACTATGTTAATCGTGATTCATTGTCTTTAGCAAACGACTTCCATTCTTTGGGATTTATTCCTGACGGAACAGATTTACAGTCAGTGGCAGATGCCTTAAGCACATCCTTTTCTGCTCGGAGCAGACAATCAAATGACTTTCAG GGCGTAATGAGGCAGTTTTACGAtgttatgtatgaatttaacttCTCCCTGCCTCCTGATTATGCACTGGTGATAAGAGCACTGGGATCCTTAGAAGGAACTGCTAAAGCATTGGATCCTGATTTCAAGGTCATCGAGAGTGCATATCCTTTTGTCATTGGGAGGCTTCTTGCGGACCCTAACCCTGATATGAGGAAAATACTGCGTGAGCTCCTTATTCGTAATGATGGTTCCATCCGATGGAATCGCCTTGAGAGACTG ATCGCAGCTATTTCTGAGGAGTCCTCAGAATCAACGAATGAAACTGCTAGCGATCCCGGGGTGAAGTCTAGTGAGGCACCCGGATGGAAATCCTTCGACATGCGTTCAGTTGTTGCTGCCACAGAGGATCTTCTTTGTTTCATTTTCTCAGATAAAGGCTGGAGGGTCCGGGTTTTTCTCATTCAGGACATCCTGAAGGCTTCAGATGCTTTCCAAGAAGAAGCCTTTCCATGCATATTCGAGGCACAAGAAACTATGGAGACACCTGATCCTGAG AGTGCGGTGATAACCAGACTAGTGAATGGTTTCCACTCTATACGGCAAGCCGTTAGGTCAGCTCCAGAAGTGTGGACTGCGATGCTAATACGGATGTTGCTGAGGCGCGAGGTACATAAATTTCTTTTCGATGTTTTTACCGCATTCGCAATCCATTCCCGGAGTAAGGTACTGGAAAAATTTTGGCTTTGTCTGTCGAGGTTTCTCCACTATTTGGAGAAGCAACAAGAATTGCAAGATTCATCAAATATTCAGTAA
- the LOC109724648 gene encoding transmembrane protein 230-like: MAYVDHAFSISEDDDILFGGDGSGPRAVDSRPPVKEIAFAVSLLVFGSLGVLAGLLMAFNRVGGDRAHGVFFAVLGAIMFIPGFYYTRIAYYAYKGYKGFSFSNIPPV, from the exons ATGGCGTACGTCGACCACGCCTTCTCCATATCCGAGGACGACGACATCCTCTTCGGCGGCGACGGCTCCGGCCCCCGCGCCGTCGACAGCCGCCCCCCGGTGAAGGAGATCGCCTTCGCCGTCTCCCTCCTCGTCTTTGGCTCCCTCGGCGTCCTCGCCGGTCTCCTCATGGCCTTCAATCGCGTCGGGGGCGATCGAGCCCACG GGGTTTTCTTTGCGGTTTTGGGGGCGATCATGTTCATCCCGGGGTTCTACTACACGAGGATCGCGTATTATGCGTATAAAGGGTACAAAGGCTTCTCCTTTTCCAACATCCCCCCCGTATAA
- the LOC109724979 gene encoding putative formin-like protein 21a has product MGLELAVFGEFPSLPSIKTAAAAAAAAPAGPHADVKVGDGSDCSSDDQSCVTPKSAEHVLKPASACPPPPRKRRQPLXPPARPKLRPPPPPPHPQGFCPVPRDLDAVFVALRRPPSKRIRVG; this is encoded by the coding sequence ATGGGCTTAGAACTCGCCGTCTTCGGCGAATTCCCCTCGCTCCCATCCATCAagacagcagcagcagcagcagctgctgcaccAGCAGGCCCTCATGCCGACGTGAAAGTAGGCGACGGCAGTGACTGCAGCAGCGATGATCAGAGCTGCGTCACGCCGAAGTCGGCGGAGCACGTGCTCAAGCCAGCGTCCGCCTGTCCTCCCCCGCCCAGAAAAAGGCGGCAGCCCCTCNCCCCCCCCGCCAGACCGAAGCTCCgccccccgcccccgcccccgcacCCGCAGGGCTTCTGCCCCGTCCCCCGCGATCTCGACGCAGTGTTCGTCGCCCTCCGGCGCCCGCCCAGCAAGAGAATCCGTGTAGGTTGA
- the LOC109724662 gene encoding probable WRKY transcription factor 17, which yields MTVDLMGYAKMDEQMAIQEAAAAGLRSLERLVHQLSRRGPSEPFDCKEIADQTVSKFRKVISILDRTGHARFRRGPVPVRVPVQQQTLDEPRSQSQPQPQTPTLAPPPSIAPPPPPPPPPPPQTLTLDFTKPSPAAARSGHAKEGFSISAPISSATSSFFSSLSAGDPSVTKGNGNPPLGAAAAAAAGKPPPPPPPYKRKCPDHSAAASAGATKPSASASRCHCSNKRKNRVKKTIRVPVTSSKISDIPPDEYSWRKYGQKPIKGSPHPRNYYKCSSVRGCPARKHVERAMDDPTVLVVTYEWEHRHTPNPAAPAQSQPSIP from the exons ATGACCGTCGATCTGATGGGGTACGCGAAGATGGACGAGCAGATGGCGATccaggaggcggcggcggcgggtcTACGGAGCCTGGAGCGCCTGGTGCACCAGCTGTCGCGGCGGGGGCCGTCGGAGCCGTTCGATTGCAAGGAGATCGCCGATCAGACGGTGTCCAAGTTCCGGAAGGTGATCTCCATCCTGGACCGGACCGGCCACGCCCGGTTCCGCCGCGGACCGGTCCCGGTCCGGGTCCCGGTCCAGCAGCAAACCCTGGACGAGCCTCGATCCCAATCCCAACCGCAACCACAAACCCCAACCCTAGCTCCGCCCCCGTCGATcgctcctccccctccgcctccgccgccgccgccgccgcaaaccctaaccctagatttCACGAAACCGAGCCCCGCCGCGGCGAGGAGTGGCCACGCGAAGGAGGGGTTCAGCATCTCGGCGCCGATTTCGTCGGCGACCTCCTCGTTCTTCTCCTCGCTCAGCGCCGGCGACCCCAGCGTCACCAAAGGGAACGGGAACCCCCccctcggcgccgccgccgccgccgccgccggaaaaccgcctccgccgccgccgccgtacaAGAGGAAGTGCCCCGAccactccgccgccgcctccgcgggGGCGACGAAGCCCTCCGCCTCCGCATCCCGATGCCACTGCTCCAATAAAAG GAAAAATCGGGTAAAGAAGACGATACGCGTGCCCGTGACGAGCTCCAAAATTTCGGATATACCCCCCGACGAGTACTCGTGGCGCAAGTACGGTCAAAAGCCGATCAAGGGATCCCCTCACCCGCG GAACTACTACAAGTGCAGCAGCGTGCGGGGGTGCCCGGCGCGGAAGCACGTGGAGAGGGCGATGGACGATCCGACGGTGCTCGTCGTCACGTACGAGTGGGAGCACCGCCACAC